Proteins co-encoded in one Kutzneria chonburiensis genomic window:
- a CDS encoding class II fumarate hydratase, which produces MGEQQYRIEHDTMGEVKVPAEALWRAQTQRAVENFPISGRGLERSQIRALGLLKAAAATVNKQLGVLPADLADAIVAAADEVAEGTWDAHFPIDVFQTGSGTSSNMNANEVIATLATRALGRDVHPNDHVNASQSSNDTFPTTIHVAATEAVVRDVVPALEHLVAVLRKRAAEWDSLVKSGRTHLMDAVPITLGQEAGGWASQVAYGVERLQASLPRLGELPIGGTAVGTGLNAPEGFGAAVAAELASLTGLPLTEARDHIEAQASRDGVVEISGQLRTVAVSLFKIANDLRWLGSGPRTGLAELALPDLQPGSSIMPGKVNPVISEATMMVVAQVIGNDAAVAFAGTQGNFELNVMLPVIARNVLESARLLAAVARLLADKVIAGAVPDADRMREYAESSPSVVTPLNRYLGYEEAAAIAKQALKERRTIREVVLARGHVDAGRITVEQLDEALDVLRMARGGR; this is translated from the coding sequence ATGGGTGAGCAGCAGTACCGGATCGAGCACGACACGATGGGCGAGGTCAAGGTCCCGGCCGAGGCGCTGTGGCGGGCGCAGACGCAGCGAGCCGTGGAGAACTTCCCGATCTCCGGACGGGGCCTTGAGCGATCACAGATCCGGGCGCTGGGCCTGCTCAAGGCGGCCGCCGCGACCGTGAACAAGCAGCTCGGCGTGCTGCCGGCGGACCTGGCCGACGCGATCGTGGCCGCGGCCGACGAGGTCGCCGAGGGCACGTGGGATGCGCACTTCCCGATCGACGTGTTCCAGACCGGCTCGGGCACTTCGTCGAACATGAACGCCAACGAGGTGATCGCCACCCTGGCCACCCGGGCGCTCGGCCGTGACGTGCATCCCAACGACCACGTGAACGCCTCCCAGTCGTCCAACGACACCTTCCCGACGACCATCCACGTCGCCGCGACCGAGGCCGTGGTGCGGGATGTCGTGCCGGCGCTGGAACACCTGGTCGCCGTGCTGCGCAAGCGGGCCGCCGAGTGGGACTCCCTGGTGAAGTCGGGCCGTACCCACCTGATGGACGCCGTGCCGATCACGCTCGGGCAGGAGGCCGGCGGCTGGGCGTCGCAGGTCGCCTACGGCGTCGAGCGGCTCCAGGCCAGCCTGCCGCGGCTGGGCGAGCTGCCGATCGGCGGCACCGCCGTCGGCACCGGGCTCAACGCGCCCGAGGGCTTCGGCGCCGCGGTGGCGGCGGAACTGGCTTCGCTGACCGGACTTCCACTGACCGAGGCCCGGGATCACATCGAGGCGCAGGCCAGCCGGGACGGCGTGGTCGAGATCTCCGGCCAGCTCCGCACCGTCGCGGTGTCGCTGTTCAAGATCGCCAACGACCTCCGCTGGCTGGGCTCCGGGCCGCGCACCGGCCTGGCCGAGCTGGCGCTGCCCGATCTCCAGCCGGGTTCGTCGATCATGCCGGGCAAGGTGAACCCGGTGATCTCGGAGGCGACGATGATGGTCGTCGCCCAGGTGATCGGCAACGACGCCGCGGTGGCTTTCGCCGGCACCCAGGGCAATTTCGAGCTCAACGTGATGCTGCCGGTGATCGCCCGCAACGTGCTGGAGTCGGCCCGGCTGCTCGCCGCGGTGGCGCGGCTGTTGGCGGACAAGGTGATCGCCGGCGCGGTGCCCGACGCGGACCGCATGCGGGAGTACGCCGAGTCCTCGCCGTCGGTGGTGACGCCGTTGAACCGCTACCTCGGCTACGAGGAGGCGGCGGCGATCGCCAAGCAGGCGTTGAAGGAGCGGCGCACCATCCGCGAGGTCGTGCTGGCCCGCGGGCACGTGGACGCCGGCAGGATCACCGTCGAGCAGCTGGACGAAGCTCTGGACGTGCTTCGGATGGCGCGCGGCGGTCGCTGA
- a CDS encoding NAD(P)/FAD-dependent oxidoreductase has translation MSSPDDIEVDLLVVGAGPVGLFAAYYAGFRELSTALVDALPEPGGQVTAMYPEKMIFDVAGFPAVRGRDLINALVEQAAQWKPRYLLGRQARTVENTDNGLDVGLADGTTVRAGAVLITAGMGEFNPRPLPAGDGWVGKGVVYFVPSLEAHLGQDVVIVGGGDSAFDWALALHPIANSVTLVHRRAAFRAHAATVTKVRELGVPIITDAQVTELRGGDNGLLAEVEIEVKGGGRKVLPAHTAVAALGFTADLGPIESWGLELDHRAVSVDTTMRTARERVYAAGDVATYPGKVKLIATGFGEAATAVNNLAVMLNPEAHLFPGHSSNEG, from the coding sequence ATGAGTTCTCCGGACGACATCGAGGTCGATCTCCTGGTGGTCGGCGCGGGCCCGGTCGGCCTGTTCGCCGCCTACTACGCCGGCTTCCGCGAGCTGTCCACCGCACTGGTGGACGCGCTGCCCGAGCCCGGCGGCCAGGTCACCGCGATGTACCCGGAGAAGATGATCTTCGACGTCGCCGGCTTCCCGGCGGTGCGCGGCCGCGACCTGATCAACGCGCTGGTCGAGCAGGCCGCGCAGTGGAAGCCCCGCTACCTGCTGGGCCGCCAGGCCCGCACCGTGGAGAACACCGACAACGGCCTGGACGTCGGCCTGGCCGACGGCACGACCGTCCGTGCCGGCGCGGTGCTCATCACCGCCGGCATGGGCGAGTTCAACCCCCGCCCGCTGCCCGCCGGCGACGGCTGGGTCGGCAAGGGCGTCGTGTACTTCGTGCCTTCGCTGGAGGCGCACCTCGGCCAGGACGTGGTGATCGTCGGCGGCGGCGACTCGGCCTTCGACTGGGCGCTGGCGCTGCACCCGATCGCCAACAGCGTCACCCTCGTGCACCGGCGGGCGGCCTTCCGTGCGCACGCCGCGACCGTCACGAAGGTGCGCGAACTGGGCGTGCCGATCATCACCGACGCGCAGGTCACCGAGCTGCGTGGCGGCGACAACGGCCTGCTCGCCGAGGTGGAGATCGAGGTCAAGGGCGGCGGCCGCAAGGTGCTGCCCGCCCACACGGCGGTCGCGGCGCTGGGCTTCACGGCCGACCTGGGCCCGATCGAGTCCTGGGGCCTGGAGCTGGACCATCGGGCGGTGTCGGTCGACACGACCATGCGCACCGCGCGGGAGCGCGTCTACGCCGCCGGCGACGTCGCCACGTACCCGGGCAAGGTCAAGCTGATCGCCACCGGCTTCGGCGAGGCCGCGACCGCGGTCAACAACCTCGCCGTGATGCTGAACCCCGAGGCGCACCTGTTCCCCGGGCACTCCAGCAACGAAGGCTGA
- a CDS encoding GuaB1 family IMP dehydrogenase-related protein, which produces MRFLDGHEPQYDLTYDDIFVVPGRSTVESRFDVDLATSDGSGATIPIVVANMTAVAGRRMAETVARRGGLVVLPQDVAPDAVAEITAWVKTRHTVWDTPLVLRAGDAVADAVNLLPKRAHGAVVVVDVDGRPLGVVDEAACHGVDRFTRVGEVANPDVVTLPIDTAPREVFDRLHGRSTKVALGVDGEGRLAGVLTEVGALRAEIYAPALDAAGRLRVAAATGVNGDVAARAAELLDAGVDVLVVDTAHGHQEKMLSALQAVRKLDLGSVPVVAGNVVTAAGVRDLVDAGADVIKVGVGPGAMCTTRMMTGVGRPQFSAVAECAAQARALGKHVWADGGVRHPRDVALALAAGASSVMVGSWFAGTYESPGDLQRDEAGRPYKESFGMASKRAVGARTRNDNAFDRARKGLFEEGISTSRMQLDPQRPGVEDLLDSICAGVRSSCTYAGAHSLEEFHELVVLGVQSAAGFAEGRPLPGGW; this is translated from the coding sequence GTGCGCTTCCTTGACGGGCATGAGCCCCAGTACGACCTCACCTACGACGACATCTTCGTCGTCCCCGGCCGGTCAACCGTGGAGTCGCGGTTCGACGTGGACCTGGCGACTTCCGACGGCTCCGGCGCCACGATCCCCATCGTGGTGGCCAACATGACCGCGGTGGCCGGCCGCCGCATGGCCGAGACGGTCGCCCGCCGTGGCGGTCTGGTGGTGTTGCCGCAGGACGTGGCCCCGGACGCGGTCGCCGAGATCACCGCCTGGGTGAAGACCCGGCACACGGTCTGGGACACCCCGCTGGTGCTGCGGGCCGGTGACGCGGTCGCGGACGCCGTCAACCTGCTGCCGAAGCGGGCCCACGGGGCCGTGGTGGTCGTGGATGTCGACGGCCGGCCGCTGGGCGTGGTCGACGAGGCCGCGTGCCACGGCGTGGACCGGTTCACGCGGGTCGGCGAAGTCGCCAATCCGGACGTGGTGACGCTGCCGATCGACACCGCGCCGCGGGAGGTCTTCGACCGGCTCCACGGTCGGTCCACCAAGGTGGCGCTGGGCGTGGACGGCGAGGGCCGGCTGGCCGGCGTGCTGACCGAGGTCGGGGCGCTGCGGGCGGAGATCTACGCCCCCGCGCTGGACGCCGCCGGGCGGCTCCGGGTCGCGGCCGCGACCGGGGTGAACGGCGATGTCGCTGCCCGGGCCGCGGAGCTGCTCGACGCCGGGGTGGACGTGCTGGTCGTGGACACCGCGCATGGGCACCAGGAGAAGATGCTCAGCGCCTTGCAGGCGGTGCGCAAGCTCGACCTGGGCTCGGTGCCGGTGGTCGCGGGCAACGTCGTCACCGCGGCCGGTGTGCGGGACCTGGTGGACGCCGGGGCCGACGTGATCAAGGTCGGCGTCGGGCCGGGCGCCATGTGCACCACGCGGATGATGACCGGTGTCGGCCGGCCGCAGTTCTCCGCGGTGGCCGAGTGCGCCGCGCAGGCCCGTGCGCTGGGCAAGCACGTGTGGGCCGACGGCGGCGTGCGGCACCCGCGGGACGTGGCGCTCGCGCTCGCCGCCGGTGCGTCCAGCGTGATGGTCGGGTCCTGGTTCGCCGGCACCTACGAGTCGCCCGGCGACCTCCAGCGCGACGAGGCCGGCCGGCCGTACAAGGAGTCGTTCGGCATGGCCTCCAAGCGGGCCGTCGGGGCGCGGACGCGCAACGACAACGCCTTCGACCGGGCGCGCAAGGGCCTGTTCGAGGAGGGCATCTCGACCTCGCGTATGCAGCTCGACCCGCAGCGCCCGGGCGTCGAGGATCTGCTCGACTCGATCTGCGCCGGCGTGCGCTCGTCGTGCACCTACGCCGGTGCGCACAGCCTGGAGGAGTTCCACGAGCTGGTCGTGCTGGGCGTGCAGTCCGCCGCGGGCTTCGCCGAGGGACGCCCCCTGCCCGGCGGTTGGTGA
- a CDS encoding ABC transporter permease: MTALRTFNAVLGRDIFVTGRELPSFLAQVIIQPFFTLFIFGKVLSQIGYVQGNFAQVLLPGVVALNGFLGALQNTTLPLVLDFSWTREIEDRLLAPMPIAMVAVEKMVFGALRGLLAAVLMIPIGFLILGLTWPASSLPMVLVVLILGSLAGAAIGMVVGTSVPPRRINIMFAVILTPLMFTGSTQFPWSSLNDDLLWFKVVCALNPLTYASEAMRAVLLPNGQNIALWVSLLVMLGAIGLFGAIGVRGFMRRALD; encoded by the coding sequence GTGACGGCCCTGCGCACCTTCAACGCCGTGCTCGGCCGGGACATCTTCGTCACCGGGCGCGAACTGCCGAGCTTTCTGGCCCAGGTGATCATCCAGCCGTTCTTCACCCTCTTCATCTTCGGCAAGGTGCTGTCCCAGATCGGCTACGTGCAGGGCAACTTCGCCCAGGTGCTGCTGCCGGGAGTGGTGGCGCTCAACGGTTTCCTCGGCGCGCTGCAGAACACGACGCTGCCGCTGGTGCTGGACTTCTCGTGGACGCGGGAGATCGAGGACCGGCTGCTGGCGCCGATGCCGATCGCCATGGTGGCAGTCGAGAAAATGGTGTTCGGCGCGCTGCGGGGGCTGCTGGCGGCGGTGCTGATGATCCCGATCGGCTTTCTCATCCTGGGCCTGACCTGGCCGGCGTCGAGCCTGCCGATGGTGCTGGTGGTGCTGATCCTCGGCTCGCTGGCCGGCGCGGCGATCGGCATGGTGGTCGGCACCTCGGTGCCGCCGCGACGGATCAACATCATGTTCGCGGTCATCCTGACCCCGCTGATGTTCACCGGCTCGACCCAGTTCCCGTGGTCCTCGCTGAACGACGACCTGCTGTGGTTCAAGGTGGTCTGCGCGCTCAACCCGCTGACCTACGCCAGCGAGGCGATGCGCGCGGTTCTGCTGCCCAACGGCCAGAACATCGCGCTGTGGGTGTCGCTGCTGGTGATGCTGGGCGCGATCGGCCTGTTCGGGGCGATCGGGGTGCGGGGTTTCATGCGCCGCGCGCTGGACTGA
- a CDS encoding DMT family transporter: MANTGDIRAVAFGGGSILLVGASFPVTGLLQGYPVLSGQAIRYAIGGLILLGVLLARGRRLPMPGVRDLAGILGMVVAGMLGFNAAILVAERYATPGFVTAVVGCTPLVLAIAVPMLGRRRPAIAAVLGAAVVVGGVAVLTGGGSWHGPGLLLALACMAGEVLFTLCGIGPVQRLGAMETSTWASFIAAVAGAGIATVVDGGAAWRLPTPTEGTALVVLGVFVTAVAFTGWYTCVATIGADRAGVLVGLMPVSGLVVSVLLHAQPLTVTAVVGAAAVAAGCTLGLYRRRVSDRRAPSEARPELRPAARR, translated from the coding sequence ATGGCGAACACGGGGGACATCAGGGCGGTCGCGTTCGGCGGGGGCAGCATCCTGCTGGTCGGCGCATCCTTCCCGGTGACCGGGCTGCTCCAGGGCTACCCGGTGCTGTCCGGGCAGGCGATCCGGTACGCGATCGGCGGCCTGATCCTGCTGGGTGTGCTGCTGGCCCGCGGCCGACGGCTGCCGATGCCGGGCGTGCGCGACCTGGCCGGCATTCTCGGCATGGTCGTGGCCGGCATGCTCGGCTTCAACGCGGCCATCCTGGTCGCCGAGCGCTACGCCACGCCGGGTTTCGTCACGGCCGTGGTCGGCTGCACGCCGCTGGTGCTGGCGATCGCGGTGCCGATGCTGGGCCGGCGACGGCCGGCGATCGCGGCCGTCCTCGGTGCGGCGGTGGTGGTCGGCGGTGTCGCCGTGCTCACCGGCGGCGGTTCGTGGCACGGGCCGGGTCTGCTGCTGGCCTTGGCGTGCATGGCCGGCGAGGTGCTGTTCACGTTGTGCGGCATCGGACCGGTGCAGCGGTTAGGTGCGATGGAGACGTCCACGTGGGCCAGCTTCATCGCGGCTGTCGCGGGCGCCGGCATCGCGACCGTGGTGGACGGTGGCGCCGCGTGGCGGCTGCCGACGCCGACCGAGGGAACGGCATTGGTGGTGCTGGGCGTGTTCGTCACGGCCGTGGCGTTCACCGGCTGGTACACGTGCGTGGCCACGATCGGCGCGGACCGAGCGGGCGTGCTGGTCGGGCTGATGCCGGTGTCCGGGCTCGTCGTCTCGGTGCTGCTGCACGCACAGCCGCTGACCGTCACGGCGGTGGTGGGTGCAGCCGCCGTCGCCGCCGGCTGCACCCTCGGCCTGTACCGGCGCCGGGTCAGCGACCGCCGCGCGCCATCCGAAGCACGTCCAGAGCTTCGTCCAGCTGCTCGACGGTGA
- a CDS encoding PLP-dependent aminotransferase family protein, producing the protein MTSNTTASTRELLLPAVSAEPARTRGRALESALREAIRTGRLRPGTRLPSSRDLAGQLGLARGTVTAGYAQLIAEGYLVARHGSGTTVADTVCGTAPAATAPSRPVRWRYDLRPGIPALGAFPRAEWVAATKAGLAELPDDALGYPDYAGLPALRAELAGYLGRVRAVAAGPDDVVVTHGVAEGMGLIARVLRAAGHTSIAVECPGHLGQAELFAAHGLRPVPIPVDHLGIRVDELAATDCRVVQVTSAHQFPLGVVLCPNRRRALIAWARERDGLILEDDYDAEHRYDRHAMGAVQALDPAHVAYLGSVSKVLSPALRIGWLIPPPGLRPAVIDAKHYNDLGEPDPPGRPHPPAADGWVRTAPAADQGALPASSRRVARSSRGTAALMAGRRCGGGTARGAAAAGRHG; encoded by the coding sequence ATGACCTCGAACACGACAGCGTCAACCCGTGAGCTGCTGCTCCCCGCCGTCTCGGCCGAGCCGGCACGCACCCGCGGTCGAGCCCTCGAGTCGGCCCTGCGCGAGGCGATCCGAACCGGCCGCCTGCGGCCAGGCACCCGGTTGCCGTCCAGCCGCGACCTCGCCGGCCAGCTCGGGCTGGCCCGAGGCACCGTCACCGCCGGATACGCCCAGCTGATCGCCGAGGGCTACCTGGTCGCCCGGCACGGCTCCGGCACCACGGTGGCCGACACCGTGTGCGGCACCGCGCCCGCGGCCACCGCGCCCAGCCGACCGGTCCGCTGGCGCTACGACCTGCGGCCGGGCATCCCGGCCCTGGGGGCGTTCCCCCGGGCCGAGTGGGTCGCGGCCACCAAGGCCGGCCTGGCCGAGCTGCCCGACGACGCGCTGGGCTACCCCGACTACGCGGGACTGCCCGCGCTCCGGGCCGAGCTGGCCGGCTACCTGGGCCGGGTGCGGGCCGTAGCGGCCGGTCCCGACGACGTCGTGGTCACCCACGGCGTCGCCGAGGGCATGGGCCTGATCGCCCGCGTGCTGCGGGCCGCCGGCCACACCAGTATCGCCGTCGAGTGCCCCGGCCACCTCGGCCAGGCCGAGCTCTTCGCGGCCCACGGCCTGCGCCCGGTCCCGATCCCCGTCGACCACCTCGGCATCCGGGTCGACGAGCTGGCCGCGACCGACTGCCGGGTCGTCCAGGTCACCTCGGCGCACCAGTTCCCGCTCGGCGTCGTGTTGTGCCCCAACCGCCGGCGGGCACTGATCGCGTGGGCCCGTGAGCGTGACGGCCTGATCCTCGAGGACGACTACGACGCCGAGCACCGGTACGACCGGCACGCCATGGGCGCGGTGCAGGCACTGGACCCGGCGCACGTCGCCTACCTCGGCAGCGTCAGCAAAGTGCTGTCGCCGGCACTGCGGATCGGCTGGCTCATCCCGCCACCCGGGCTGCGCCCGGCCGTCATCGACGCCAAGCACTACAACGACCTCGGGGAGCCCGATCCCCCAGGCCGCCCTCACCCACCTGCTGCGGACGGGTGGGTACGAACGGCACCTGCGGCGGACCAGGGCGCTCTACCGGCGTCGTCGCGACGCGTTGCTCGTAGCAGTCGCGGAACGGCTGCCCTCATGGCGGGCCGTCGGTGTGGCGGCGGGACTGCACGTGGTGCTGCGGCTGCCGGACGGCACGGATGA
- a CDS encoding ABC transporter ATP-binding protein, translating to MTDAVVVEELVKRYGKSPRPAVDGLGFRVHAGEVFGLLGPNGAGKTTTVGVLTTRVLPTGGRALVHGVDVVADPQRARQVLAVVPQRNNLDRSLNVKQNLLFHAAYHGVARGERTRLADEILERMGLTGHAKAAIDTLSGGQAQRVMIARALMHRPKIMFLDEPSTGLDPQARLFVHDRVAQLKAEGVTVVLTTHDMDEAAKLCDRVGIVDHGKLLALDTPAELTKSLPGRTTITFTVALGGVAGAEVAAKLSAVDGVERVEQIAEGNGGFPGGAPPWGGTAGGGAPGAGGAPNGAARNGAPEANQFRLYSDFEAAVVLPSALNALGGLGCEVSDLALGKPSLEDVFIHLTGRELR from the coding sequence GTGACTGACGCGGTCGTGGTCGAAGAGCTGGTCAAGCGGTACGGGAAGAGTCCGCGACCGGCGGTGGACGGCCTGGGGTTCCGGGTGCATGCCGGGGAGGTGTTCGGCTTGCTGGGTCCGAATGGGGCCGGCAAGACGACGACGGTCGGGGTGCTGACGACACGGGTGCTGCCGACCGGTGGGCGGGCGCTGGTGCACGGCGTGGACGTGGTGGCGGACCCGCAACGGGCCCGGCAGGTGCTGGCGGTGGTGCCGCAGCGCAACAACCTGGACCGGTCGCTGAACGTGAAGCAGAACCTGCTGTTCCACGCGGCCTATCACGGGGTGGCACGGGGAGAGCGGACGCGGCTGGCGGACGAGATCCTGGAGCGGATGGGGCTGACGGGCCACGCGAAGGCGGCGATCGACACGTTGTCGGGTGGGCAGGCGCAGCGGGTGATGATCGCCCGTGCGCTGATGCACCGGCCCAAGATCATGTTCCTGGACGAGCCGTCGACCGGGCTGGACCCGCAAGCGCGGCTGTTCGTGCACGACCGGGTGGCGCAGCTGAAGGCCGAAGGGGTCACGGTCGTGCTGACCACGCACGACATGGACGAGGCCGCGAAGCTGTGCGACCGGGTGGGCATCGTCGACCACGGGAAGCTGCTGGCGCTGGACACGCCGGCGGAGTTGACGAAGTCGTTGCCGGGGCGCACGACGATCACCTTCACGGTCGCGCTCGGCGGCGTGGCCGGCGCCGAGGTGGCGGCGAAACTGTCCGCTGTGGACGGTGTGGAGCGGGTCGAGCAGATCGCCGAGGGCAACGGCGGATTCCCTGGTGGCGCACCGCCATGGGGCGGGACGGCCGGTGGCGGAGCGCCCGGCGCCGGCGGGGCGCCGAACGGCGCGGCGCGGAACGGCGCGCCGGAGGCCAACCAGTTCCGGCTGTACTCGGACTTCGAGGCGGCGGTGGTGCTGCCGTCGGCGCTGAATGCGCTGGGCGGACTCGGCTGCGAGGTAAGCGATCTGGCGCTGGGCAAGCCCAGCCTTGAGGACGTCTTCATCCACCTGACGGGAAGGGAACTCCGGTGA
- a CDS encoding ATP-dependent DNA ligase, giving the protein MRFADVVSTSAAVTATRSRLAKVAALSELLRQLDDPHEVEAATAFLVGLPRQGKVGAGWRTLVSIEVPAAAEPDLTILDVDELLTQVAATSGKGSTQRRSELLTAALSRATAPEQDFLLRLLTGELRQGALEGVMTDAVAAAFDVPVDAVRRAFMLSGRLHTTAEQARSGGAAALAAFGLEVGRPIRPMLASPAESLESALAELGDVTVEYKLDGARIQVHRKGSEVHVYTRTLREITASVPELVEQVRGLPCESVVLDGETLALNDDGRPRPFQETMSRFGATSSRELLLRPYYFDCLHLDGDDLLDRPLRDRLAALERVAGPFRIPGAMEPDAGQAEEIAAAAHTAGHEGVMVKALDSVYAAGRRGKSWQKVKPVHTLDLVVLAAEWGHGRRRGYLSNLHLGARDPDGGPPVMVGKTFKGLTDELLAWQTKAFQEIAVDSGEWVVQLRPEIVVEIELDGVQVSPRYPGGVALRFARVLRYRPDKEVSEADTIDQVRALLLG; this is encoded by the coding sequence ATGCGCTTCGCCGACGTCGTCTCGACATCAGCAGCCGTGACCGCGACCCGGTCCCGGCTGGCGAAGGTGGCCGCCCTCAGCGAGCTGCTGCGACAGCTCGACGACCCGCACGAGGTCGAAGCGGCCACCGCGTTCCTGGTCGGCCTGCCCAGGCAGGGCAAGGTCGGTGCCGGCTGGCGCACGCTGGTCTCGATCGAGGTCCCCGCCGCCGCGGAACCGGACCTCACCATCCTCGACGTCGACGAGTTGCTCACGCAGGTTGCCGCCACCAGTGGCAAGGGCTCGACCCAGCGCCGCAGCGAGCTGCTGACCGCCGCGCTGTCCCGCGCGACGGCGCCGGAACAGGACTTCCTGCTCCGGCTGCTCACCGGTGAACTCCGGCAGGGCGCACTCGAAGGAGTGATGACCGACGCCGTCGCCGCCGCGTTCGACGTGCCGGTGGACGCTGTCCGCCGGGCGTTCATGCTCAGCGGTCGGCTGCACACCACGGCCGAGCAGGCGAGATCCGGTGGCGCGGCGGCGCTTGCCGCGTTCGGGCTCGAGGTCGGCCGGCCGATCCGGCCCATGCTGGCCTCGCCGGCGGAGTCGCTGGAGTCCGCGCTGGCCGAACTGGGCGACGTCACCGTCGAGTACAAGCTCGACGGCGCACGAATCCAGGTGCACCGCAAGGGATCCGAGGTGCACGTCTACACCAGGACACTGCGCGAGATCACCGCGAGTGTGCCCGAACTCGTCGAGCAGGTCCGCGGCCTGCCGTGCGAGTCGGTCGTGCTCGACGGGGAGACGCTGGCGCTCAACGACGACGGCCGGCCACGTCCGTTCCAGGAGACGATGAGCAGGTTCGGCGCGACCAGCTCCCGGGAGCTGTTGCTCCGGCCCTACTACTTCGACTGCCTGCACCTGGACGGTGACGACCTGCTCGACCGGCCCCTGCGCGACCGGTTGGCCGCGCTGGAGCGGGTCGCCGGGCCGTTCCGCATTCCGGGTGCGATGGAGCCGGACGCCGGCCAGGCCGAGGAGATCGCCGCGGCGGCGCACACCGCCGGGCACGAAGGGGTGATGGTCAAGGCGCTGGACTCGGTGTACGCGGCCGGCCGGCGCGGCAAGTCGTGGCAGAAGGTCAAGCCGGTGCACACCCTGGACCTCGTGGTGCTGGCCGCGGAGTGGGGACACGGCCGTCGCCGTGGCTATCTCTCCAACCTGCACCTCGGCGCCCGGGATCCGGACGGCGGCCCGCCGGTGATGGTGGGCAAGACCTTCAAGGGCCTCACCGACGAGCTGCTGGCCTGGCAGACCAAGGCATTTCAGGAGATCGCGGTCGACTCCGGAGAGTGGGTCGTGCAGCTGCGGCCCGAGATCGTGGTCGAGATCGAGTTGGACGGTGTGCAGGTCAGCCCGCGCTATCCGGGCGGTGTGGCGCTCCGGTTCGCGCGGGTCCTGCGCTACCGGCCGGACAAGGAGGTGAGCGAGGCCGACACCATCGATCAGGTCAGAGCGCTGCTGCTCGGCTGA
- a CDS encoding PhoH family protein gives MLDTSVLLSDPWALTRFAEHSVVLPLVVISELEGKRNHPELGWFAREALRLLDELRLRHGRLDSPVPIGDQGGTLHVELNHTDPEVLPAGFRTDSNDARILACALNLKADGLAVTLVTKDMPLRVKAGACGLDADEYRAQDVTPSGWTGMADLEVDQEVIDTLYKEGSIEPALFDVGDAADFPCHTGLRLLSGSASALGRVTADKQIRLVRGDREAFGLHGRSAEQRIALDLLLDPEVGIVSLGGRAGTGKSALALCAGLEAVMERRQHRKVVVFRPVYAVGGQELGYLPGSENEKMAPWAQAVFDTLGGLASKDVLDEVLDRGMLEVLPLTHIRGRSLHDSYVIVDEAQSLERNVLLTVLSRLGTNSRVVLTHDVAQRDNLRVGRHDGVAAVIEKLKGHPLFAHVTLTRSERSPIAALVTEMLEDYAS, from the coding sequence GTGCTCGACACCTCGGTCCTGCTGTCCGATCCGTGGGCGCTGACCAGGTTCGCCGAGCACTCGGTCGTGCTGCCGCTCGTGGTGATCTCTGAATTGGAGGGCAAGCGCAACCACCCCGAGCTGGGCTGGTTCGCCCGGGAGGCGTTGCGCCTCCTCGACGAGCTCCGCCTGCGGCACGGAAGGCTGGACTCCCCGGTCCCGATCGGTGACCAGGGCGGCACCCTGCACGTCGAGCTCAACCACACCGACCCGGAGGTGCTGCCCGCCGGTTTCCGCACCGACTCCAACGACGCCCGCATCCTGGCCTGTGCGCTGAATCTGAAGGCCGACGGGCTCGCGGTCACGTTGGTGACCAAGGACATGCCCTTGCGGGTCAAGGCCGGCGCGTGCGGCCTTGACGCCGACGAGTACCGGGCCCAGGACGTCACGCCGTCCGGGTGGACCGGCATGGCTGATCTGGAGGTCGACCAGGAGGTCATCGACACCCTCTACAAGGAGGGCAGCATCGAGCCGGCGCTGTTCGACGTCGGCGACGCCGCCGACTTCCCGTGCCACACCGGCCTGCGGCTGCTCTCCGGTTCCGCCTCGGCGCTGGGCCGGGTCACCGCAGACAAGCAGATCCGCCTCGTGCGTGGCGACCGGGAGGCCTTCGGGCTGCACGGCCGTTCCGCCGAGCAGCGCATCGCCCTCGACCTGCTGCTCGACCCCGAGGTCGGCATCGTGTCGCTGGGTGGCCGGGCCGGCACCGGCAAGTCGGCGTTGGCCCTGTGCGCCGGCCTCGAGGCCGTCATGGAGCGACGTCAGCACCGCAAGGTCGTCGTCTTCCGGCCGGTGTACGCGGTCGGCGGTCAGGAACTCGGCTACCTGCCCGGTTCCGAGAACGAGAAGATGGCGCCGTGGGCCCAGGCCGTTTTCGACACCCTCGGCGGCCTGGCCAGCAAGGACGTGCTCGACGAGGTTCTCGACCGCGGGATGCTCGAAGTCCTGCCCCTCACCCACATCCGGGGCCGGTCGCTGCACGACTCCTACGTCATCGTCGACGAGGCCCAGTCCTTGGAGCGCAACGTCCTGCTCACCGTGTTGTCCCGCCTGGGCACCAACTCCCGCGTCGTGCTCACCCACGACGTCGCCCAGCGTGACAACCTCCGGGTCGGCCGCCACGACGGCGTCGCCGCCGTCATCGAGAAGCTCAAGGGCCATCCCCTCTTCGCCCACGTCACCCTGACCCGCTCGGAGCGTTCGCCGATCGCGGCCCTGGTGACCGAGATGTTGGAGGACTACGCCAGCTGA